One window from the genome of Streptomyces sp. WZ-12 encodes:
- a CDS encoding gamma-glutamylcyclotransferase family protein encodes MTTQAERLPFFVYGTLRPGEANYGRTLRGRTAAEETARITGALLYEGPGYPYATAGPADAVVHGTLIHPRPADYEAVRSALDLLEGYTPGTPVGAGNLYERVATEAVRPDGRTARAWVYLAGEPLATRLRTTGTPLADGRWTGRAAPQSPG; translated from the coding sequence ATGACCACCCAGGCCGAGCGCCTGCCGTTCTTCGTCTACGGGACGCTGCGCCCCGGCGAGGCCAACTACGGGCGCACCCTGCGCGGCCGGACCGCCGCCGAGGAGACGGCCCGCATCACGGGCGCACTGCTCTACGAGGGCCCCGGCTACCCCTACGCCACGGCCGGGCCCGCCGACGCCGTGGTGCACGGCACCCTGATCCACCCCCGACCCGCCGACTACGAGGCCGTCCGGTCCGCGCTGGACCTCTTGGAGGGCTACACCCCCGGCACCCCCGTGGGCGCCGGCAACCTCTACGAACGGGTCGCCACCGAGGCCGTCCGCCCCGACGGCCGGACCGCGCGCGCCTGGGTCTACCTGGCCGGCGAGCCGCTCGCCACCCGCCTGCGCACCACCGGCACCCCGCTCGCCGACGGCCGCTGGACCGGCCGCGCCGCCCCGCAGTCCCCCGGATAA
- a CDS encoding adenosine deaminase, with product MASNPPNTAAHRPLPKAELHLHIEGTLEPGLAFALAARNGVTLPYATEDELRRAYSFADLQSFLNLYYALMEVLRTEDDFADLAHAYLARAKEQGVRHAEIFFDPQAHTSRGVPIGTVVRGLARALDAAPETYGITTRLIMCFLRDESADSALETFEAARPFLDRITAVGLDSAEVGHPPSKFQEVFALAREAGLKCVAHAGEEGPASYVWEALDLLKVDRVDHGVRCMEDERLVARLVADRTPLTVCPLSNVRLRVVDDLADHPLPAMLDAGLLVTLNSDDPAYFGGYADDNFTAVRDALALDEGTLRTLARNSFEASFLDDETRAAYLKELDAH from the coding sequence GTGGCCTCCAACCCCCCGAACACCGCCGCCCACCGCCCCCTGCCCAAGGCCGAACTGCACCTCCACATCGAGGGCACCCTGGAGCCCGGCCTGGCCTTCGCGCTCGCCGCCCGCAACGGCGTCACCCTGCCCTACGCCACCGAGGACGAGCTGCGCCGCGCCTACTCCTTCGCCGACCTCCAGTCGTTCCTCAACCTCTACTACGCGCTGATGGAGGTGCTGCGCACCGAGGACGACTTCGCCGACCTGGCGCACGCCTACCTGGCCCGCGCCAAGGAGCAGGGCGTCCGGCACGCCGAGATCTTCTTCGACCCGCAGGCGCACACCTCCCGCGGCGTCCCCATCGGGACGGTCGTCCGCGGCCTCGCCCGCGCCCTGGACGCCGCACCCGAGACCTACGGCATCACCACCCGGCTCATCATGTGCTTCCTGCGCGACGAGAGCGCCGACTCGGCCCTGGAGACGTTCGAGGCGGCCCGCCCCTTCCTGGACCGGATCACCGCCGTCGGCCTGGACTCCGCCGAGGTCGGCCACCCGCCGTCGAAGTTCCAGGAGGTCTTCGCGCTGGCCCGGGAGGCCGGCCTCAAGTGCGTCGCGCACGCCGGCGAGGAGGGCCCGGCGTCCTACGTCTGGGAGGCGCTGGACCTGCTCAAGGTGGACCGCGTCGACCACGGGGTGCGCTGCATGGAGGACGAGCGCCTGGTCGCCCGCCTGGTGGCCGACCGGACCCCGCTCACCGTCTGCCCGCTGTCCAACGTCCGGCTGCGGGTCGTCGACGACCTCGCCGACCACCCGCTGCCCGCCATGCTCGACGCCGGACTGCTGGTGACCCTCAACTCCGATGACCCCGCGTACTTCGGCGGCTACGCCGACGACAACTTCACCGCCGTACGCGACGCCCTCGCCCTGGACGAGGGGACCCTGCGGACGCTCGCCCGCAACTCCTTCGAGGCGTCCTTCCTGGACGACGAGACCCGCGCCGCGTACCTGAAGGAACTCGACGCCCACTGA
- a CDS encoding deoxyguanosinetriphosphate triphosphohydrolase: MTGTPSATGPRGGHDPRAQFPGYTAADAERWVPEPDKRPGRTAFQRDRARVLHSAALRRLAGKTQVVTPGSATQDWDASPRTRLTHSLECAQVGRELGAALGCDPDLVEAACLAHDLGHPPFGHNGEQALNEIAAPCGGFEGNAQSLRLLARLEPKRFVPASDGGAPVSVGLNLTRATLDAATKYPWPRGGHPDGPTAAKFGVYADDLPVFAWFRQGAPSAARSFEAQVMDWSDDVAYSVHDVEDGLHAGHLDPNVLLADPERAEIFALAAERYAPGADEAALAAALDRLLDQAWWPHGYDGTALAQARLKDATSQLIGRFCLAAETATRDRFGPSGSRTGPGGAGERLTRYAAELVVPAETRLECAVLKAVADRYVIQRPDQEALRADQRVVIAELAEALLARAPDGLDPQFRSLFEAAGDDTARMRAVIDQIAALTDASARSLHARLTRPPGNG, encoded by the coding sequence ATGACGGGCACACCATCGGCCACCGGGCCCCGCGGCGGCCACGACCCGCGCGCACAGTTCCCCGGCTACACCGCCGCGGACGCCGAACGCTGGGTCCCCGAACCGGACAAGCGCCCCGGACGCACCGCCTTCCAGCGCGACCGCGCCCGGGTCCTGCACTCCGCTGCGCTGCGCCGCCTAGCCGGCAAGACCCAGGTCGTCACCCCCGGCAGCGCCACCCAGGACTGGGACGCCAGCCCGCGCACCCGGTTGACGCACTCCCTGGAGTGCGCCCAGGTGGGCCGCGAATTGGGCGCCGCCCTCGGCTGCGACCCGGACCTCGTGGAGGCCGCCTGTCTGGCGCACGACCTCGGCCACCCGCCCTTCGGGCACAACGGCGAACAGGCGCTCAACGAGATCGCCGCGCCCTGCGGCGGCTTCGAGGGCAACGCCCAATCGCTGCGCCTGCTGGCCCGTTTGGAACCCAAGCGGTTCGTGCCCGCCTCGGACGGCGGCGCCCCCGTCAGCGTCGGGCTCAACCTCACCCGCGCCACCCTGGACGCCGCCACCAAGTACCCCTGGCCGCGCGGCGGACACCCCGACGGGCCGACCGCCGCCAAGTTCGGCGTCTACGCCGACGACCTGCCGGTGTTCGCCTGGTTCCGGCAGGGCGCCCCCAGCGCCGCCCGCAGCTTCGAGGCGCAGGTCATGGACTGGTCCGACGACGTCGCCTACTCGGTGCACGACGTCGAGGACGGGCTGCACGCCGGCCACTTGGACCCCAATGTGCTGCTCGCCGACCCCGAGCGCGCCGAGATCTTCGCCCTCGCCGCGGAGCGCTACGCCCCGGGCGCCGACGAGGCGGCCCTCGCCGCCGCTCTGGACCGCCTCCTGGACCAGGCGTGGTGGCCGCACGGCTACGACGGCACCGCGCTCGCCCAGGCCCGCCTCAAGGACGCCACCAGCCAACTCATCGGCCGCTTCTGCCTGGCCGCCGAGACCGCCACCCGGGACCGCTTCGGACCCTCCGGAAGCCGAACGGGCCCCGGGGGAGCCGGCGAACGGCTCACCCGGTACGCCGCGGAGCTGGTGGTTCCGGCCGAAACCCGGCTGGAATGCGCCGTTCTCAAGGCCGTCGCCGACCGCTACGTCATACAGCGCCCGGACCAGGAAGCGCTCCGCGCCGACCAGCGCGTGGTGATCGCCGAACTCGCCGAGGCGCTGCTCGCCCGCGCCCCCGACGGCCTTGACCCACAGTTCCGTTCGCTGTTCGAGGCGGCCGGCGACGACACCGCCAGGATGCGCGCCGTGATCGACCAGATCGCCGCGCTCACCGACGCCTCGGCGCGTAGTCTTCACGCCCGCCTCACGCGTCCCCCTGGTAACGGTTAG
- a CDS encoding NAD(P)/FAD-dependent oxidoreductase: MVDAHQTFVIVGGGLAGAKAAETLRAEGFTGRVILICDERDHPYERPPLSKGYLLGKDERDSVFVHEPAFYAQARIELHLGQPAVHLDPAGRTVRLGDGTLIAYDKLLLATGAEPRRLDVPGTGLAGVHHLRRLAHAERLRGVLASLGRDNGHLVIAGAGWIGLEVAAAARTYGAEVTIIEPEPTPLHGILGPELGALFTDLHGEHGVRFHFGARLTEIVGQDGMVVSVRTDDGEEHPAHDVLAAIGAAPRTALAEQAGLAVVDRADGGGIAVDAALRTSDPYIYAAGDVAAADHPLLDTRLRVEHWANALNGGPAAARAMLGQDISYDRVPYFFSDQYDLGMEYSGYAPPGSYDQVVCRGDVAKREFTAFWLHQGRVLAGMNVNVWDVAGPIQQLIRSGAPLDPDKLADPTIPLTALLT; encoded by the coding sequence GTGGTCGACGCACACCAGACGTTCGTCATCGTCGGGGGTGGACTGGCCGGGGCCAAGGCCGCGGAGACACTCCGCGCGGAAGGCTTCACCGGCCGGGTGATCCTCATCTGTGACGAGCGCGACCACCCCTACGAGCGCCCCCCGCTGTCCAAGGGGTACCTGCTCGGCAAGGACGAGCGGGACAGCGTCTTCGTCCATGAACCGGCCTTCTACGCCCAGGCCCGGATCGAGCTCCACCTGGGCCAGCCCGCCGTCCACTTGGACCCCGCGGGCCGCACCGTCCGGCTGGGCGACGGCACCCTGATCGCCTACGACAAGCTGCTGCTGGCCACCGGCGCCGAACCCCGCCGCCTGGACGTCCCCGGCACCGGCCTGGCCGGCGTGCACCACCTCCGCCGCCTCGCCCACGCCGAACGGCTCCGCGGTGTGCTCGCCTCCCTGGGCCGCGACAACGGGCACCTCGTCATCGCCGGCGCCGGCTGGATCGGCCTCGAAGTCGCCGCCGCGGCCCGCACCTACGGCGCCGAGGTCACCATCATCGAGCCCGAGCCGACGCCCCTGCACGGCATCCTCGGGCCCGAACTCGGCGCCCTGTTCACCGACTTGCACGGCGAACACGGCGTCCGCTTCCACTTCGGCGCGCGCCTGACCGAGATCGTCGGCCAGGACGGCATGGTGGTCTCGGTCCGCACCGACGACGGCGAGGAACACCCCGCCCACGACGTGCTCGCCGCCATCGGCGCGGCCCCCCGCACCGCCCTCGCCGAACAGGCCGGCCTGGCCGTCGTCGACCGCGCCGACGGCGGCGGCATCGCCGTCGACGCCGCGCTGCGCACCTCCGACCCGTACATCTACGCCGCCGGCGACGTGGCCGCCGCCGACCACCCCCTGTTGGACACCCGGCTGCGCGTCGAGCACTGGGCCAACGCCCTCAACGGCGGCCCGGCGGCCGCCCGCGCCATGCTCGGCCAGGACATCAGCTACGACCGCGTCCCGTACTTCTTCTCCGACCAGTACGACCTCGGCATGGAGTACTCCGGCTACGCCCCGCCCGGCTCCTACGACCAGGTCGTCTGCCGCGGCGACGTCGCCAAGCGGGAGTTCACCGCCTTCTGGCTCCACCAGGGCCGCGTGCTGGCCGGCATGAACGTCAACGTCTGGGACGTCGCCGGGCCGATCCAGCAACTCATCCGCTCCGGCGCCCCGTTGGACCCCGACAAGCTGGCCGATCCGACCATTCCGCTGACGGCCCTGCTGACGTAG
- a CDS encoding threo-3-hydroxy-L-aspartate ammonia-lyase has product MSEGPTRPTGPADSDPPVVDDTGAPAVTLDDVRDAARRLAGVAHRTPVLRSRTLDARTGTEAFLKCENFQRIGAFKFRGAYHALARLTPEQRARGVVAHSSGNHAQALALAARELGTHAVLVMPEDAPRSKRDATAGYGAEIVSYDRYTQDRAAVSGRLAQERGLTLIPPYDHPHVIAGQGTAALELIEETGPLDALLVPVGGGGLMAGCATAATALVPGIRMIGVEPEAGDDTRRSLAAGHRVTIPVPRTIADGQAVDTPGALTFPINQRLVDSVVLVTDDEIRAAMAFAFERLKIVIEPSGATGLAALLAGRLDPLPARTGVLVSGGNIGLPRFLELLG; this is encoded by the coding sequence ATGAGCGAAGGCCCCACCCGCCCCACCGGTCCCGCTGACAGCGACCCACCGGTGGTCGACGACACCGGCGCCCCGGCCGTCACCCTCGACGACGTCCGGGACGCCGCCCGGCGACTGGCGGGCGTGGCCCACCGCACCCCGGTGCTGCGCTCGCGCACCCTCGACGCGCGCACCGGCACCGAGGCGTTCCTCAAGTGCGAGAACTTCCAACGCATCGGCGCCTTCAAGTTCCGCGGCGCCTACCACGCCCTGGCCCGCCTCACCCCCGAGCAACGGGCCCGCGGCGTCGTCGCCCACTCCTCCGGCAACCACGCCCAGGCCCTCGCCCTCGCCGCCCGCGAACTCGGCACCCACGCCGTCCTCGTGATGCCTGAGGACGCCCCGCGCAGCAAACGGGACGCCACCGCCGGCTACGGTGCCGAGATCGTCAGCTACGACCGCTACACCCAGGACCGCGCCGCCGTCAGCGGCCGCCTCGCCCAGGAGCGCGGCCTGACCCTGATCCCCCCGTACGACCACCCGCACGTCATCGCCGGACAGGGCACCGCGGCGCTGGAGCTCATCGAGGAGACCGGCCCGCTCGACGCCCTCCTGGTACCCGTCGGCGGCGGCGGGCTGATGGCCGGCTGCGCCACCGCCGCCACCGCCCTGGTCCCCGGCATCCGCATGATCGGCGTCGAGCCCGAGGCCGGCGACGACACCCGCCGCTCCCTGGCCGCCGGCCACCGCGTCACCATCCCGGTGCCCCGCACCATCGCCGACGGCCAGGCCGTCGACACCCCCGGCGCCCTGACCTTCCCGATCAACCAGCGGCTGGTCGACTCCGTGGTCCTGGTCACCGACGACGAGATCCGCGCCGCCATGGCCTTCGCCTTCGAACGCCTCAAGATCGTCATCGAGCCCAGCGGCGCCACCGGCCTCGCCGCCCTGCTCGCCGGCCGTCTGGACCCCCTCCCGGCCCGCACCGGCGTGCTCGTCTCCGGCGGCAACATCGGCCTGCCGCGCTTCCTGGAACTGCTCGGCTGA
- the dnaG gene encoding DNA primase, whose amino-acid sequence MAGRINDDDVKAVRDAVPIDAVVSEYLQLRNAGGGNLKGLCPFHDEKSPSFHVSPAKGLYHCFGCQEGGDTVDFIMKIDHLSFAETIERLAAQAGITLRYEEGGYTPGRQQGERTRLVEAHKAAAQFYTEQLDGPEAEIARRFLAERGFEQAHAQHFGIGYSPAGWDHLTRFLRGRGFSDKELVLSGLAQEGRRGPIDRFRGRLMWPIRDISGEVVGFGARKLRDDDNGPKYLNTPETPLYRKSQVLYGIDLAKKEIAKTNRAVVVEGYTDVMACHLAGVTTAIATCGTAFGEGHIKILRRLLMDNSGSEVVFTFDGDAAGQKAALRAFEDDQKFAAETSIAISPGGMDPCDLRLAEGDHAVATLVESRTPLFAFALRSIVTRYNLDTEEGRIAAVEEAVPVVAAIKDRGLRDRYAIRLVGLVGITSQAEEQAIVRRVRGLARSRDDRSPQAPARAAARGPAGPTAPAPTTQQRGPALNLRSPARMVERELLKLALQRPDLVAPTFDAYGADEFTAPPYAVVRQCIQEAGGVSAADADYTARIMDAAPDDTIRSMITELSVEPLHTRRDPDPAYAGEQLVRVRMAAVDARIASLEGAARRCELLGDHEGAAAVHKEAWVLQQYGQTLRERGAAAL is encoded by the coding sequence GTGGCAGGCAGGATCAACGATGACGATGTGAAGGCGGTGCGGGACGCGGTCCCGATCGACGCCGTCGTGTCCGAGTACCTCCAGCTCCGCAACGCCGGCGGTGGCAATCTCAAGGGCCTGTGCCCCTTCCACGACGAGAAGTCCCCCTCCTTCCACGTCAGTCCCGCCAAGGGGCTCTACCACTGCTTCGGCTGCCAGGAGGGCGGCGACACCGTCGACTTCATCATGAAGATCGACCACCTCTCGTTCGCCGAGACCATCGAGCGCCTCGCCGCCCAGGCCGGCATCACCCTCCGCTACGAGGAGGGCGGCTACACCCCCGGCCGCCAGCAGGGCGAGCGCACCCGCCTCGTCGAGGCCCACAAGGCCGCCGCCCAGTTCTACACCGAGCAACTCGACGGCCCCGAGGCCGAGATCGCCCGCAGGTTCCTCGCCGAGCGCGGCTTCGAGCAGGCCCACGCCCAGCACTTCGGCATCGGCTACAGCCCCGCCGGCTGGGACCACCTCACCCGCTTCCTGCGCGGCCGCGGCTTCAGCGACAAGGAGCTCGTCCTCTCCGGCCTCGCCCAGGAGGGCCGCCGCGGCCCCATCGACCGCTTCCGCGGCCGCCTGATGTGGCCGATCCGCGACATCTCCGGCGAGGTCGTCGGCTTCGGCGCCCGCAAGCTGCGCGACGACGACAACGGCCCCAAGTACCTCAACACCCCCGAGACCCCGCTCTACCGCAAGTCCCAGGTCCTGTACGGCATCGACCTCGCCAAGAAGGAGATCGCCAAGACCAACCGCGCGGTGGTCGTCGAGGGCTACACCGACGTCATGGCCTGCCACCTCGCCGGCGTCACCACCGCCATCGCCACCTGCGGCACCGCCTTCGGCGAGGGCCACATCAAGATCCTCCGTCGGCTGCTGATGGACAACTCCGGCTCCGAGGTGGTCTTCACCTTCGACGGCGACGCCGCCGGCCAGAAGGCCGCCCTGCGCGCCTTCGAGGACGACCAGAAGTTCGCCGCCGAGACCTCCATCGCCATCTCCCCGGGCGGCATGGACCCCTGCGACCTGCGGCTGGCCGAGGGCGACCACGCCGTCGCCACCCTCGTCGAATCCCGCACCCCGCTCTTCGCCTTCGCCCTGCGCTCCATCGTGACCCGCTACAACCTCGACACCGAGGAGGGCCGGATCGCCGCCGTCGAGGAGGCCGTCCCGGTCGTCGCCGCCATCAAGGACCGCGGCCTGCGCGACCGTTACGCCATCCGTCTCGTCGGCCTCGTGGGCATCACCAGCCAGGCCGAGGAGCAGGCCATCGTCCGCCGGGTGCGCGGCCTGGCCCGCAGCCGCGACGACCGGTCCCCCCAGGCCCCCGCCCGCGCCGCCGCCCGCGGCCCCGCCGGCCCCACCGCGCCCGCCCCCACCACCCAGCAGCGCGGCCCGGCCCTCAACCTCCGCAGCCCCGCCCGCATGGTCGAGCGCGAGCTGCTCAAGCTGGCCCTCCAGCGCCCCGACCTGGTCGCCCCCACCTTCGACGCCTACGGTGCCGACGAGTTCACCGCGCCCCCGTACGCCGTGGTCCGCCAGTGCATCCAGGAGGCCGGCGGGGTGTCCGCCGCGGACGCCGACTACACCGCCCGCATCATGGACGCCGCCCCCGACGACACCATCCGCTCCATGATCACCGAGCTCTCCGTCGAGCCGCTGCACACCCGCCGCGACCCCGATCCGGCCTACGCCGGTGAGCAGTTGGTGCGCGTCCGCATGGCCGCCGTCGACGCCCGGATCGCCAGCCTGGAGGGCGCCGCCCGCCGCTGCGAGCTCCTGGGCGACCACGAGGGCGCCGCCGCCGTCCACAAGGAAGCCTGGGTCCTCCAGCAGTACGGCCAGACCCTCCGCGAACGCGGCGCCGCCGCCCTCTAG
- a CDS encoding sigma-70 family RNA polymerase sigma factor, giving the protein MRSGASRPRSAAHPPARPAMRSVSPRAAARDAGRTRRLGRLRPGPRAAPAAIILEVAPVQTRTLSAAPAGGAPTAPPDTGLLTVPVTVPQQPEPPAAELLTTEPAQDPPEPSASRDTGDTEGAGDIVATGDTTATEDTSDTEDAAPRPDTGGPSSDLFRQYLREIGRIPLLSAAEEVDLARRVEAGLFAEEKLTHTPDLDSQLAHDLDTLVVRGRIAKRRLIESNLRLVVSVAKRYVGRGLTMLDLVQEGNLGLIRAVEKFDYARGYKFSTYATWWIRQAMSRALADQARTIRVPVHVVELINRVVRVQRRMLQERGYEPTPEEVAAHLGLTPERVTDVLRLAQEPVSLHAPVGEEDDVALGDLIEDGDAASPVETAAFLLLREHLDAVLSTLAERERKVVQLRYGLVDGRPRTLEEIGRIFGVTRERIRQIESKTLGKLRDHAFADQLRGYLD; this is encoded by the coding sequence CTGAGGAGCGGTGCCTCACGTCCCCGGAGCGCGGCGCATCCGCCCGCACGCCCCGCCATGCGGTCCGTGAGCCCCCGCGCAGCCGCTCGTGACGCGGGGCGGACGCGGCGGCTCGGTCGCCTCCGCCCCGGTCCTCGTGCCGCCCCAGCCGCGATCATCCTGGAGGTCGCCCCCGTGCAGACCCGGACCCTCTCCGCCGCACCTGCCGGCGGCGCACCGACCGCACCACCTGATACCGGCCTCTTGACCGTGCCGGTCACCGTGCCCCAACAGCCCGAACCCCCGGCCGCCGAACTCCTCACCACGGAACCAGCCCAGGACCCGCCCGAACCCTCCGCCTCACGGGACACCGGGGACACGGAGGGCGCCGGAGACATCGTGGCCACCGGAGACACCACGGCCACCGAGGACACCAGCGACACCGAGGACGCCGCCCCCCGACCCGACACCGGCGGCCCCTCCTCCGACCTCTTCCGCCAGTACCTCCGCGAAATCGGCCGGATCCCCCTGCTCAGCGCCGCCGAGGAGGTCGACCTGGCCCGCCGCGTCGAGGCCGGCCTGTTCGCCGAGGAGAAACTCACCCACACCCCCGACCTCGACTCCCAACTCGCCCACGACCTCGACACATTGGTCGTCCGCGGCCGCATCGCCAAGCGCCGCCTGATCGAGTCCAACCTCCGCCTGGTGGTCTCCGTCGCCAAGCGCTACGTCGGCCGCGGCCTGACCATGCTCGACCTCGTCCAGGAGGGCAACCTCGGCCTGATCCGCGCCGTCGAGAAGTTCGACTACGCCCGCGGCTACAAGTTCTCCACCTACGCGACCTGGTGGATCCGCCAGGCCATGTCCCGCGCCCTCGCCGACCAGGCCCGCACCATCCGCGTCCCCGTCCACGTCGTCGAACTGATCAACCGCGTCGTCCGCGTCCAGCGCCGCATGCTCCAGGAACGCGGCTACGAACCCACCCCCGAAGAGGTCGCCGCCCACCTCGGACTCACCCCCGAACGCGTGACCGACGTCCTGCGGCTGGCCCAGGAACCGGTCTCCCTGCACGCCCCCGTCGGCGAGGAGGACGACGTCGCCCTCGGCGACCTCATCGAGGACGGCGACGCCGCCTCACCCGTCGAGACCGCCGCGTTCCTGCTGCTCCGCGAACACCTCGACGCGGTCCTCTCCACCCTCGCCGAACGCGAACGCAAGGTCGTCCAGCTCCGCTACGGCCTCGTCGACGGCCGCCCCCGCACCCTGGAGGAGATCGGCCGGATCTTCGGCGTCACCCGCGAACGCATCCGCCAGATCGAGTCCAAGACTCTCGGCAAACTCCGCGACCACGCCTTCGCCGACCAACTCCGCGGCTACCTCGACTGA
- a CDS encoding FGGY family carbohydrate kinase yields the protein MGIVAGLDSSSESTRIVVCDADTGAVIRQGYAPHPVEKGPEADPQAWLMSLGEAAGNGLLEGVQAIGVSAQQGGLLALDVEGDPVRPALVGNDKRAQSSAADLVDALGGRAAWAQAVGAVPQAQHPVTKLRWLARNEPAQAARIAEVMQPHDWLAWQLLGRPARRTTDRGGASTTGYWSAASGAYRPDLVELALGHQVRLPEVLGPSGTAGFTPEGLLISAGTGETMAAAFGLGVGVGDAVVSLGASGSVFAIHEEALADPSGTITSFADATGRHLPVVHTTNAVRVLRGTAEMLGTDLAGLSELALTSSPGAYGMVMLPYLEGERTPHLPHTAGSLHGMRRESMKPEHLARAAVEGMLCGLADALDVLRGRGVAVRRVFLLGAAAELGAVQVAAPGLFGAQVVVPQPAEYAALGAARQAAWAWQVAHAGAEGGATYPEPPRWPAAASQVFEPGDQLPVWQAVRQQYVAVRDETHPGAFQREG from the coding sequence ATGGGGATAGTCGCCGGGTTGGACAGTTCGTCCGAGAGCACACGGATCGTCGTCTGCGATGCGGACACGGGTGCCGTCATCAGGCAGGGGTACGCGCCGCACCCCGTGGAGAAGGGGCCGGAGGCCGATCCGCAGGCGTGGCTGATGTCACTCGGGGAGGCCGCGGGGAACGGGCTGCTGGAGGGCGTGCAGGCCATCGGGGTCTCGGCCCAGCAGGGTGGTCTGCTGGCGTTGGACGTCGAGGGCGATCCGGTGCGGCCGGCGCTGGTGGGCAACGACAAGCGGGCGCAGAGTTCGGCGGCTGACCTGGTGGATGCGCTGGGCGGGCGGGCCGCGTGGGCGCAGGCCGTGGGGGCGGTGCCGCAGGCGCAGCACCCGGTGACGAAGTTGCGGTGGTTGGCGCGGAACGAGCCGGCGCAGGCGGCGCGGATCGCAGAGGTCATGCAGCCGCACGACTGGTTGGCGTGGCAGTTGCTGGGGCGGCCGGCGCGGCGGACCACGGATCGGGGCGGGGCCTCGACGACCGGTTACTGGTCGGCGGCGAGCGGCGCGTACCGGCCGGATCTGGTGGAGCTGGCGCTCGGGCACCAGGTGCGGTTGCCGGAGGTGCTGGGGCCGTCGGGGACGGCGGGTTTCACGCCGGAGGGGCTGCTGATCTCGGCGGGGACCGGCGAGACGATGGCGGCGGCGTTCGGGCTGGGCGTCGGGGTGGGCGATGCGGTGGTGTCGCTGGGGGCCTCGGGGTCGGTGTTCGCCATCCATGAGGAGGCGTTGGCGGATCCGAGCGGGACGATCACGTCGTTCGCGGACGCGACCGGGCGGCATCTGCCGGTGGTGCACACCACCAACGCGGTGCGGGTGTTGCGCGGGACGGCGGAGATGCTGGGGACGGATCTGGCGGGGCTGTCGGAGCTGGCGCTCACGTCGTCGCCGGGGGCGTACGGGATGGTGATGTTGCCGTATCTGGAGGGCGAGCGGACGCCTCATCTGCCGCACACCGCGGGCTCGTTGCACGGGATGCGGCGGGAGAGCATGAAGCCGGAGCATCTGGCGCGGGCGGCCGTGGAGGGCATGCTGTGCGGGCTCGCGGACGCGTTGGACGTGCTGCGCGGGCGGGGGGTGGCGGTGCGCCGGGTGTTCCTGTTGGGGGCGGCGGCGGAGTTGGGTGCGGTGCAGGTGGCCGCGCCGGGGCTGTTCGGGGCGCAGGTCGTGGTGCCGCAGCCGGCCGAGTACGCGGCGCTGGGCGCGGCCCGGCAGGCGGCGTGGGCGTGGCAGGTGGCGCACGCCGGTGCGGAGGGCGGTGCGACGTACCCGGAGCCGCCGCGGTGGCCGGCGGCGGCGAGCCAGGTCTTCGAGCCGGGTGACCAGCTGCCGGTGTGGCAGGCCGTGCGGCAGCAGTACGTGGCGGTGCGGGACGAGACGCATCCGGGGGCGTTCCAGCGGGAGGGCTGA
- a CDS encoding YtxH domain-containing protein, whose translation MRYRLTFVAGLAVGYVLGTRSGRERYEQLRKGAQRIAQNPAVRNTAEAAALGGRQVASKAFATVSEKVGDRLPGPVAERVLSLREQRAADEDDWGTSNT comes from the coding sequence ATGCGCTACCGGCTCACGTTCGTCGCGGGACTGGCGGTGGGTTACGTGCTCGGCACCCGGTCCGGGCGGGAGCGGTACGAGCAGCTCCGGAAGGGGGCGCAGCGGATCGCGCAGAACCCGGCGGTGCGGAACACCGCCGAGGCGGCGGCGCTGGGCGGGCGGCAGGTCGCGTCGAAGGCGTTCGCGACGGTGTCGGAGAAGGTCGGGGACCGGTTGCCGGGGCCGGTGGCGGAGCGGGTGCTGTCGCTGCGGGAGCAGCGGGCGGCCGACGAGGACGACTGGGGCACCAGCAATACGTGA